One window from the genome of Elaeis guineensis isolate ETL-2024a chromosome 5, EG11, whole genome shotgun sequence encodes:
- the LOC105035841 gene encoding transcription factor bHLH112 isoform X1, with the protein MAEEFQTGICSSGSWWSTARTGSFDGPMLSTSVSCSTEFTGIGGSFNWPVAADAVEAESRSSDESPGSVSINSSITFQDTHKPQASDPLVADPLMDSTLQIPGFGLSSPSINWHQPFFTTAGRAETNLHALLQEDMNSRPNHPQEPVIESNQTHMNVESSSFNLLKDLNQGLIQDQHHFSSGVNGYPFFPTSFGLPPTLLQGLFEPELKPQQSFSNQQMNSSLSYQGGLNESLQSQAAKLPQFNMALPLKQQFHFTNSTPFWNPSATATNETTSSLYSSTPTQIAPHAFKGKTNCNNLPVKSNSEGAGVSSSNAIKKSSTEQAFKKPRIETPSPLPTFKVRKEKLGDRVTALQQLVSPFGKTDTASVLHEAIEYIKFLHEQVGVLSAPYWKNGHQSQHSQNLDKTKDGEGPKLDLKSRGLCLVPMSSTFAVASETPVDFWTPTFGGTYRCKV; encoded by the exons aTGGCAGAAGAATTCCAGACAGGGATCTGTAGTAGTGGTAGCTGGTGGAGCACCGCAAGGACCGGCAGCTTCGATGGCCCGATGTTATCGACATCAGTCTCATGCTCGACGGAGTTCACTGGCATCGGTGGGAGCTTCAACTGGCCGGTGGCTGCTGACGCGGTAGAGGCCGAGTCGAGGTCCTCCGATGAGTCGCCAGGTTCAGTCTCAATTAACAGCTCTATAACCTTCCAAGACACACACAAACCCCAAGCCTCTGATCCACTGGTCGCTGACCCACTAATGGATTCCACGTTACAAATACCAGGTTTTGGCCTCTCCTCCCCATCAATCAATTGGCATCAACCTTTCTT CACAACTGCTGGAAGAGCTGAGACCAATTTACATGCCTTGCTCCAAGAGGACATGAACTCAAGACCAAATCATCCACAAGAACCGGTGATCGAATCCAATCAAACTCATATGAATGTCGAAAGTTCCTCGTTCAACCTTTTAAAGGACTTGAATCAAGGGCTGATACAAGACCAACATCACTTCAGCTCCGGCGTTAATGGCTACCCATTCTTTCCGACATCGTTTGGATTACCTCCAACGCTGCTACAAGGCCTCTTCGAGCCAGAATTGAAACCTCAGCAGTCTTTTAGCAATCAGCAGATGAATTCTTCGTTGAGTTATCAGGGTGGTTTGAACGAGTCGTTGCAATCCCAGGCGGCTAAATTGCCACAATTCAATATGGCCTTGCCTCTGAAGCAACAATTCCATTTCACCAACAGTACCCCTTTCTGGAATCCCTCAGCCACTGCTACAAATGAAACAACCTCGAGCCTTTACTCTTCGACACCAACTCAGATAGCCCCACATGCCTTCAAGGGAAAAACAAATTGCAATAATCTTCCGGTGAAG TCTAATTCAGAGGGAGCTGGGGTTTCTAGCTCGAACGCAATCAAGAAAAGTAGCACTGaacaagcattcaagaagcccaGGATAGAGACACCATCGCCATTGCCAACTTTTAAG GTCAGAAAAGAGAAGCTAGGGGACAGGGTCACTGCATTACAACAACTGGTTTCACCTTTTGGAAAG ACCGATACCGCATCAGTTCTCCACGAGGCCATTGAGTACATCAAGTTTCTTCATGAACAAGTTGGT GTTCTCAGTGCTCCATATTGGAAGAATGGCCATCAAAGCCAACACTCGCAG AATTTGGATAAAACAAAGGATGGAGAAGGACCAAAGCTCGACCTCAAAAGCCGAGGGCTTTGCCTTGTTCCGATGTCCAGCACTTTTGCTGTGGCTAGCGAGACTCCAGTTGATTTCTGGACTCCGACCTTCGGAGGAACTTATCG GTGCAAAGTCTAA
- the LOC105035841 gene encoding transcription factor bHLH112 isoform X2 — MAEEFQTGICSSGSWWSTARTGSFDGPMLSTSVSCSTEFTGIGGSFNWPVAADAVEAESRSSDESPGSVSINSSITFQDTHKPQASDPLVADPLMDSTLQIPGFGLSSPSINWHQPFFTTAGRAETNLHALLQEDMNSRPNHPQEPVIESNQTHMNVESSSFNLLKDLNQGLIQDQHHFSSGVNGYPFFPTSFGLPPTLLQGLFEPELKPQQSFSNQQMNSSLSYQGGLNESLQSQAAKLPQFNMALPLKQQFHFTNSTPFWNPSATATNETTSSLYSSTPTQIAPHAFKGKTNCNNLPVKSNSEGAGVSSSNAIKKSSTEQAFKKPRIETPSPLPTFKVRKEKLGDRVTALQQLVSPFGKTDTASVLHEAIEYIKFLHEQVGVLSAPYWKNGHQSQHSQNLDKTKDGEGPKLDLKSRGLCLVPMSSTFAVASETPVDFWTPTFGGTYR, encoded by the exons aTGGCAGAAGAATTCCAGACAGGGATCTGTAGTAGTGGTAGCTGGTGGAGCACCGCAAGGACCGGCAGCTTCGATGGCCCGATGTTATCGACATCAGTCTCATGCTCGACGGAGTTCACTGGCATCGGTGGGAGCTTCAACTGGCCGGTGGCTGCTGACGCGGTAGAGGCCGAGTCGAGGTCCTCCGATGAGTCGCCAGGTTCAGTCTCAATTAACAGCTCTATAACCTTCCAAGACACACACAAACCCCAAGCCTCTGATCCACTGGTCGCTGACCCACTAATGGATTCCACGTTACAAATACCAGGTTTTGGCCTCTCCTCCCCATCAATCAATTGGCATCAACCTTTCTT CACAACTGCTGGAAGAGCTGAGACCAATTTACATGCCTTGCTCCAAGAGGACATGAACTCAAGACCAAATCATCCACAAGAACCGGTGATCGAATCCAATCAAACTCATATGAATGTCGAAAGTTCCTCGTTCAACCTTTTAAAGGACTTGAATCAAGGGCTGATACAAGACCAACATCACTTCAGCTCCGGCGTTAATGGCTACCCATTCTTTCCGACATCGTTTGGATTACCTCCAACGCTGCTACAAGGCCTCTTCGAGCCAGAATTGAAACCTCAGCAGTCTTTTAGCAATCAGCAGATGAATTCTTCGTTGAGTTATCAGGGTGGTTTGAACGAGTCGTTGCAATCCCAGGCGGCTAAATTGCCACAATTCAATATGGCCTTGCCTCTGAAGCAACAATTCCATTTCACCAACAGTACCCCTTTCTGGAATCCCTCAGCCACTGCTACAAATGAAACAACCTCGAGCCTTTACTCTTCGACACCAACTCAGATAGCCCCACATGCCTTCAAGGGAAAAACAAATTGCAATAATCTTCCGGTGAAG TCTAATTCAGAGGGAGCTGGGGTTTCTAGCTCGAACGCAATCAAGAAAAGTAGCACTGaacaagcattcaagaagcccaGGATAGAGACACCATCGCCATTGCCAACTTTTAAG GTCAGAAAAGAGAAGCTAGGGGACAGGGTCACTGCATTACAACAACTGGTTTCACCTTTTGGAAAG ACCGATACCGCATCAGTTCTCCACGAGGCCATTGAGTACATCAAGTTTCTTCATGAACAAGTTGGT GTTCTCAGTGCTCCATATTGGAAGAATGGCCATCAAAGCCAACACTCGCAG AATTTGGATAAAACAAAGGATGGAGAAGGACCAAAGCTCGACCTCAAAAGCCGAGGGCTTTGCCTTGTTCCGATGTCCAGCACTTTTGCTGTGGCTAGCGAGACTCCAGTTGATTTCTGGACTCCGACCTTCGGAGGAACTTATCGGTAA
- the LOC105035841 gene encoding transcription factor bHLH112 isoform X3 yields MAEEFQTGICSSGSWWSTARTGSFDGPMLSTSVSCSTEFTGIGGSFNWPVAADAVEAESRSSDESPGFGLSSPSINWHQPFFTTAGRAETNLHALLQEDMNSRPNHPQEPVIESNQTHMNVESSSFNLLKDLNQGLIQDQHHFSSGVNGYPFFPTSFGLPPTLLQGLFEPELKPQQSFSNQQMNSSLSYQGGLNESLQSQAAKLPQFNMALPLKQQFHFTNSTPFWNPSATATNETTSSLYSSTPTQIAPHAFKGKTNCNNLPVKSNSEGAGVSSSNAIKKSSTEQAFKKPRIETPSPLPTFKVRKEKLGDRVTALQQLVSPFGKTDTASVLHEAIEYIKFLHEQVGVLSAPYWKNGHQSQHSQNLDKTKDGEGPKLDLKSRGLCLVPMSSTFAVASETPVDFWTPTFGGTYRCKV; encoded by the exons aTGGCAGAAGAATTCCAGACAGGGATCTGTAGTAGTGGTAGCTGGTGGAGCACCGCAAGGACCGGCAGCTTCGATGGCCCGATGTTATCGACATCAGTCTCATGCTCGACGGAGTTCACTGGCATCGGTGGGAGCTTCAACTGGCCGGTGGCTGCTGACGCGGTAGAGGCCGAGTCGAGGTCCTCCGATGAGTCGCCAG GTTTTGGCCTCTCCTCCCCATCAATCAATTGGCATCAACCTTTCTT CACAACTGCTGGAAGAGCTGAGACCAATTTACATGCCTTGCTCCAAGAGGACATGAACTCAAGACCAAATCATCCACAAGAACCGGTGATCGAATCCAATCAAACTCATATGAATGTCGAAAGTTCCTCGTTCAACCTTTTAAAGGACTTGAATCAAGGGCTGATACAAGACCAACATCACTTCAGCTCCGGCGTTAATGGCTACCCATTCTTTCCGACATCGTTTGGATTACCTCCAACGCTGCTACAAGGCCTCTTCGAGCCAGAATTGAAACCTCAGCAGTCTTTTAGCAATCAGCAGATGAATTCTTCGTTGAGTTATCAGGGTGGTTTGAACGAGTCGTTGCAATCCCAGGCGGCTAAATTGCCACAATTCAATATGGCCTTGCCTCTGAAGCAACAATTCCATTTCACCAACAGTACCCCTTTCTGGAATCCCTCAGCCACTGCTACAAATGAAACAACCTCGAGCCTTTACTCTTCGACACCAACTCAGATAGCCCCACATGCCTTCAAGGGAAAAACAAATTGCAATAATCTTCCGGTGAAG TCTAATTCAGAGGGAGCTGGGGTTTCTAGCTCGAACGCAATCAAGAAAAGTAGCACTGaacaagcattcaagaagcccaGGATAGAGACACCATCGCCATTGCCAACTTTTAAG GTCAGAAAAGAGAAGCTAGGGGACAGGGTCACTGCATTACAACAACTGGTTTCACCTTTTGGAAAG ACCGATACCGCATCAGTTCTCCACGAGGCCATTGAGTACATCAAGTTTCTTCATGAACAAGTTGGT GTTCTCAGTGCTCCATATTGGAAGAATGGCCATCAAAGCCAACACTCGCAG AATTTGGATAAAACAAAGGATGGAGAAGGACCAAAGCTCGACCTCAAAAGCCGAGGGCTTTGCCTTGTTCCGATGTCCAGCACTTTTGCTGTGGCTAGCGAGACTCCAGTTGATTTCTGGACTCCGACCTTCGGAGGAACTTATCG GTGCAAAGTCTAA